The proteins below are encoded in one region of Silene latifolia isolate original U9 population chromosome 2, ASM4854445v1, whole genome shotgun sequence:
- the LOC141644040 gene encoding putative zinc finger protein At1g68190 — MEKICEYCAAPRPIVYCQADGAFLCLSCDSKVHSANALSSRHSRTLLCDSCRYNPVNFRCLDHLMLLCRGCDSRLHRVLPQHKRLMIDGFSGCPSAKSFADLWGFGENELNDFSVSSRQGVESCVSTEIVSVKSSRTSYSVAAAHETGADSQQYQEPINHQREQNNCLIMQQILDLKKLQLSEDNEESPLLCRYDEPVTPVPVYSPSLNVNGVNQQLQRLDSNIDNLQSLTSAERFTSSAQLDHLSGSSSVGDLFWQTDQIWSQTIQDLGVCEEQGYSDVFNIPNLDATFNNFEDLFTSDVIRTESLLGKDDLMWSEIEKKTTKDTSASSSVYVNQDDKKFLQSRKNSDNQMRLSGFPSFSSARLSAESCASECLDSRRSGSSTRGEQLSKERKKTRMHCKQTPLSPRKSKADTHKRIKSRCLKIEGTETEAASVTKGY; from the exons ATGGAGAAAATCTGCGAATATTGTGCAGCACCAAGACCAATAGTGTACTGTCAAGCAGACGGCGCATTTCtatgcctttcttgtgattccaAAGTTCATTCAGCAAATGCACTTTCAAGTCGTCACTCCCGGACTCTTTTATGTGATTCTTGTCGATACAATCCAGTAAATTTCCGGTGTTTGGATCATCTAATGCTACTTTGTCGGGGCTGTGATTCCCGGCTTCACAGGGTTTTACCTCAGCATAAAAGGCTGATGATAGATGGGTTTTCTGGGTGTCCTTCTGCTAAGAGTTTTGCAGATTTGTGGGGATTTGGTGAGAATGAATTGAATGATTTTTCGGTGAGTAGCAGACAAGGAGTTGAATCATGTGTATCTACTGAAATAGTTAGCGTAAAATCCAGCAGAACAAGTTATTCTGTCGCTGCAGCGCATGAAACAGGTGCAGATAGCCAACAGTATCAG GAACCAATCAATCATCAGAGAGAGCAGAACAACTGCTTAATCATGCAACAGATTCTCGACTTGAAAAAGCTTCAGCTCTCAGAAGATAATGAAGAGTCACCCCTTTTATGTCGTTATGATGAGCCTGTTACACCTGTACCCGTGTATAGCCCTTCTTTAAACGTCAATGGTGTGAACCAGCAATTACAAAGGCTCGATAGTAATATTGATAATCTTCAGAGCTTGACCAGTGCTGAACGGTTTACCTCGTCGGCTCAATTGGACCACTTGTCAGGATCGTCGTCTGTAGGAGACCTGTTTTGGCAGACTGATCAG ATTTGGTCACAAACTATCCAAGATCTCGGTGTTTGTGAAGAGCAGGGATACTCTGATGTCTTCAATATACCCAATTTGGATGCTACATTCAACAACTTTGAAGACTTGTTCACCAGTGACGTAATCCGAACTGAATCTTTGCTTGGAAAAGATGACCTGATGTGGtctgaaattgaaaaaaaaacaacCAAG GACACTTCTGCTTCATCGTCTGTCTATGTCAACCAGGACGATAAGAAATTTCTTCAGAGCAGGAAAAATTCAGATAATCAAATGCGATTATCAGGCTTTCCTTCATTTTCGTCTGCAAGACTCAGTGCCGAGAGTTGTGCCAGTGAATGTCTTGATAGTAGACGTTCAGGAAGTAGTACAAGAGGCGAACAACTTagcaaagaaagaaagaagactCGAAT GCATTGTAAACAAACTCCCCTATCGCCTCGTAAGAGTAAAGCTGATACACACAAGCGGATCAAAAGCCGGTGTTTAAAGATTGAAGGCACTGAAACTGAAGCTGCAAGCGTAACAAAAGGCTACTGA
- the LOC141644042 gene encoding very-long-chain 3-oxoacyl-CoA reductase 1-like, whose product MLILTICIIGFLSFTKQILKFIKWVWAMLIRSPKKLTNYGSWALITGCTDGIGKALAFDLASDGLNLILIGRNPLKLEATSNEILQKHGKKNIEIKIIVIDFTNIIGEEIEVKISEEIQGLDVGVLVNNVGSSSSKAKFFHEIDFQGMHDLINVNLNSVTWVTRAVLPGMLKKRKGAIVNIGSGSTCVVPSYPLFTMYAATKGYVAMFSRSLSVEYQQYGIDVQCQIPLLVATKMASIKKSSFFIPSPEQYSKASKRWIGFELFCVPYWTHALQWCLISSMPESVVNWLLLRYFLSLRKKMIQKELRQKK is encoded by the exons ATGCTGATACTAACAATTTGCATTATCGGATTCCTCTCATTTACAAAACAAATCTTGAAATTCATAAAATGGGTTTGGGCAATGTTAATCAGATCACCCAAAAAACTAACCAACTATGGTTCATGGGCTCTAATCACTGGTTGCACTGACGGAATCGGAAAAGCCCTCGCTTTTGATCTCGCTTCAGACGGTCTTAACTTAATCTTAATTGGTAGAAACCCATTAAAACTCGAAGCGACTTCAAATGAGATTTTACAAAAGCATGGCAAGAAAAACATTGAGATCAAGATTATTGTTATTGATTTTACGAATATTATCGGCGaagaaattgaagtcaaaattagtGAGGAAATTCAAGGATTAGATGTTGGTGTTTTGGTTAATAATGTTGGTTCGTCGTCTTCTAAAGCGAAATTCTTTCATGAAATTGATTTTCAAGGAATGCATGATTTGATTAATGTTAATTTGAATAGTGTAACTTGGGTTACTCGAGCTGTTCTTCCTGGTATGTTGAAGAAGAGAAAGGGTGCTATTGTTAATATTGGTTCCGGGTCGACTTGTGTTGTTCCTTCTTATCCTCTCTTTACCATGTATGCTGCTACTAAAGG GTATGTTGCAATGTTCTCGAGAAGCTTAAGCGTAGAATATCAGCAGTACGGAATTGATGTACAATGTCAG ATACCATTGCTGGTAGCAACGAAGATGGCATCAATAAAAAAATCGTCCTTCTTTATTCCATCACCAGAGCAGTACAGCAAAGCGAGTAAACGATGGATTGGCTTTGAGCTGTTTTGTGTTCCTTATTGGACTCATGCTTTGCAATGGTGCCTCATAAGTTCAATGCCGGAATCAGTGGTGAATTGGCTTCTTTTGAGATACTTCCTCAGTTTGCGAAAGAAAATGATTCAGAAGGAATTAAGGCAGAAAAAGTAG
- the LOC141644038 gene encoding uncharacterized protein LOC141644038 translates to MADFNEELEPLFDYHRVQPVNFITLEDDLDSSPAYIPKRRKFSKDDGKKVYDGDEDGKTDKPVVCVDLDDDEEDWLPPPPKNVAPVVRREEDSAIKELRMKKQELVSIVQSAENTLRAVDEAAKRSATISSDSGVEQTTLESADEPAKPAADRPKIVISIQDKSETKPCRIYADDKFEHLFKRYAAKLKIELEKLVFSFDGDKIDPESTPNSLGMEDDDQIEVNVKP, encoded by the exons ATG GCTGATTTTAATGAAGAACTTGAGCCACTTTTCGATTATCATCGTGTTCAACCCGTTAATTTCATCACTCTTGAAG ACGATTTAGATTCTTCACCTGCATATATCCCCAAGCGAAGAAAATTCAGTAAAGAt GATGGTAAGAAGGTATATGATGGTGATGAAGATGGAAAAACAGATAAACCAGTAGTTTGTGTGGATttagatgatgatgaagaggattGGTTACCGCCGCCTCCGAAAAATGTAGCTCCTGTTGTTAGACGAGAGGAGGATTCTGCTATTAAAGAATTGAG AATGAAAAAACAAGAATTGGTATCAATAGTCCAGTCTGCTGAAAATACGTTGCGAGCTGTGGATGAAGCTGCGAAAAGATCAGCTACAATCTCCTCAGACTCTGGAGTGGAACAAACGACTCTAGAAAGCGCTGACGAACCAGCAAAGCCTGCAGCTGATAGACCCAAAATTGTCATATCCATCCAAGACAAGTCTGAAACCAAGCCGTGTCGCATATATGCG GATGACAAGTTTGAGCACTTGTTCAAAAGGTATGCAGCGAAGCTGAAGATAGAGTTAGAAAAGCTGGTGTTTTCTTTCGATGGGGATAAAATCGATCCAGAGTCTACTCCTAACAGCCTTGGAATGGAAGATGATGATCAGATTGAAGTAAATGTCAAGCCCTAG
- the LOC141644039 gene encoding uncharacterized protein LOC141644039 produces the protein MLMNLVSIQSIMDLAVAGISLMIGLGIFAFIASVLCSAAFVQHTKDA, from the coding sequence ATGTTGATGAATCTAGTGAGCATACAATCCATAATGGATTTAGCTGTAGCTGGAATTTCATTAATGATTGGTCTCGGAATTTTCGCTTTCATTGCTTCTGTTCTTTGTTCTGCTGCCTTTGTTCAACATACTAAGGATGCCTAA
- the LOC141641841 gene encoding uncharacterized protein LOC141641841, whose product MEEIRKKSLQAAEYLLGVPQQWSKHQFEREVMCDHNTSNFVESFNALINELKEKPVLQLLEGIRTYFMEKYSEKREVAEKLWRHDLTPYAQGILDSNASDSRFCVAINGGHGELEVSEGTQPFPIDLTKHTCLCGYWQVTGLPCKYACRAIYYSMGDPKRYVHSFYSADNYKNTYLNYMHPMPNEDAWSTFPFPHVFPPISERGIGRPARQRKRKPDEPRKGKRSVILRCSICQTLRHNARSCHGGPTARQKKAVAQKKRKNEGPVHGAPKRKAKNDEHPQVI is encoded by the coding sequence ATGGAAGAAATAAGGAAGAAGTCATTGCAAGCTGCAGAATACCTATTAGGTGTTCCCCAACAATGGTCTAAGCACCAGTTTGAAAGGGAGGTAATGTGTGATCACAACACTTCCAACTTTGTGGAATCATTTAATGCATTGATCAATGAATTGAAGGAGAAGCCTGTACTGCAGCTGTTGGAGGGGATCAGAACATATTTTATGGAGAAATATTCTGAAAAACGAGAAGTTGCTGAGAAGTTATGGAGGCATGATCTAACCCCATATGCTCAGGGTATACTGGACTCAAATGCTTCTGATAGCAGGTTTTGTGTAGCTATAAATGGTGGTCATGGTGAGCTTGAGGTTTCTGAAGGGACACAACCATTCCCTATTGATCTCACTAAGCACACCTGCTTGTGTGGGTATTGGCAAGTTACTGGCCTCCCTTGCAAGTATGCTTGTAGGGCTATTTACTACTCGATGGGGGATCCTAAAAGATATGTCCATTCATTTTACAGTGCAGACAATTATAAGAACACATATCTTAATTATATGCACCCAATGCCTAATGAAGATGCTTGGTCAACATTCCCATTTCCACATGTGTTTCCCCCAATTTCTGAGAGGGGCATTGGAAGGCCTGCTAGGCAAAGAAAAAGGAAGCCAGATGAGCCAAGGAAGGGTAAAAGATCTGTTATCCTCAGATGCTCCATATGCCAAACCCTTCGGCACAATGCTAGATCTTGCCATGGAGGTCCTACAGCTAGACAGAAGAAAGCTGTTGCTCAAAAGAAGAGGAAGAATGAGGGTCCTGTTCATGGTGCACCAAAGAGAAAGGCAAAAAATGATGAACATCCACAAGTAATTTAA